A stretch of Methanobrevibacter sp. DNA encodes these proteins:
- a CDS encoding DUF4013 domain-containing protein has translation MNLREIIMDAIKYPISDTRKFLIFCALIILMSLSTILPSYGLKNDTLTLILTLVTFVVSFIVLGYSVDVIKGGTEGDDTLPDFDYVKQFVLGIKALILDIIYFIIPVIIVIIVASASGLFTSFTEAIYASIDAVSKGASDFTSIIAAIPQSTMNTFTNSLTITLIVAIILFIIFSLMSFTGLVRFAKSGSGIEGLRFKEILKDMRKIGFVRIIVTLIVIYIIAFALTLVIGAIGLIPYIGVFIGIFVGVPFILLFLYRAIGLLYADA, from the coding sequence ATGAATTTGCGTGAAATTATAATGGATGCCATTAAATATCCAATTAGCGATACTCGAAAATTTTTAATATTCTGTGCTTTAATTATTCTAATGAGCTTATCAACAATTCTTCCATCATACGGATTAAAGAATGATACATTAACTTTAATTTTAACTCTTGTAACATTTGTCGTTTCATTTATAGTCTTAGGATACTCAGTTGATGTCATTAAAGGTGGAACTGAAGGTGATGATACACTTCCCGATTTTGATTATGTAAAACAATTTGTTCTTGGAATTAAAGCATTAATTTTAGATATAATCTATTTCATCATACCAGTAATCATTGTTATAATTGTTGCTTCCGCAAGCGGACTTTTTACCTCATTCACTGAGGCAATATATGCAAGTATTGACGCTGTATCCAAGGGTGCAAGCGATTTTACCTCAATAATAGCAGCTATTCCTCAATCAACAATGAACACATTCACCAATTCCCTAACCATTACATTAATTGTTGCAATCATATTATTTATAATATTTTCATTGATGTCCTTTACCGGACTTGTCAGATTTGCAAAATCCGGAAGCGGAATTGAAGGCCTGAGATTCAAGGAAATACTAAAAGACATGAGAAAAATAGGATTTGTAAGGATTATTGTTACATTGATTGTAATTTATATAATTGCATTTGCTTTGACACTTGTCATCGGAGCGATTGGACTGATTCCATATATTGGAGTTTTCATAGGCATTTTTGTCGGAGTACCGTTTATACTATTGTTTTTATACAGAGCAATCGGTTTATTATATGCGGATGCATAA